One region of Demequina sp. TMPB413 genomic DNA includes:
- a CDS encoding iron-containing redox enzyme family protein: protein MSRTAVVTLAPPLPFEARGPLSSAVLRAVTGSTDSDIVDRARDAISASPDVLRDDDVQLALFTLYAAAYRSVPEIRADAERDPQLISARHLLEEACESQLREHILVPETPAPTADAVARALFDLTAPTPGPSLARYVAKSATADQVRELLVHRSLYTLREADPHSWAIPRLTGRSKAALVEIQADEYGGGRPERMHSVMFANAMRGAGLDDTYGAYVDRVPALGLAALNAISLLGLDARLVGAVVGHLAAFEMTSSLPSKMYADGLRRLGFDASVSDYFDEHVEADAVHEQIAGRDLAGGLAEDEPDLVADIMFGAAVCVTLDEWSGAEIMEAWSAGESSLREGGPL from the coding sequence ATGTCCCGTACGGCAGTTGTCACCCTCGCCCCTCCCCTGCCCTTCGAAGCACGAGGCCCCCTCAGTTCGGCTGTGCTGCGCGCAGTGACAGGCTCGACGGACAGCGACATCGTGGATCGTGCACGTGACGCCATCTCAGCGTCGCCCGACGTGCTGCGAGACGATGACGTGCAACTCGCTCTTTTCACGCTTTACGCGGCGGCGTACCGCTCGGTGCCAGAGATCCGCGCCGACGCAGAGCGGGACCCACAATTGATATCAGCACGGCATCTCCTCGAAGAGGCTTGTGAAAGCCAACTGCGCGAACACATCCTCGTGCCGGAGACCCCCGCCCCGACCGCCGACGCCGTCGCGCGCGCCCTCTTCGACCTCACCGCGCCAACGCCAGGCCCGAGCCTCGCGCGCTACGTGGCCAAGAGCGCGACCGCCGACCAAGTTCGCGAGCTCTTGGTGCATCGCTCGTTGTACACGCTGCGCGAGGCGGACCCTCACTCTTGGGCAATCCCCCGGCTTACTGGCCGGTCCAAGGCGGCGCTCGTCGAGATTCAGGCGGATGAATACGGCGGCGGGCGTCCGGAACGGATGCACTCCGTCATGTTCGCCAACGCCATGCGTGGCGCCGGTCTCGATGACACCTATGGCGCATACGTCGATCGGGTGCCGGCGCTCGGGTTGGCGGCGCTCAACGCAATATCTCTGCTCGGGCTCGACGCACGACTAGTAGGCGCTGTCGTCGGGCACCTCGCTGCCTTCGAGATGACGTCGTCGCTGCCAAGCAAAATGTATGCCGACGGGCTTCGTCGGTTGGGATTCGATGCGAGCGTCTCCGACTACTTCGACGAGCACGTCGAGGCCGACGCCGTGCACGAGCAGATCGCCGGGCGCGACCTGGCGGGAGGATTGGCAGAGGACGAGCCCGACCTCGTCGCAGACATCATGTTTGGCGCTGCGGTGTGCGTGACGCTCGACGAATGGTCGGGCGCGGAGATCATGGAAGCGTGGTCGGCGGGAGAGTCCTCGTTGCGCGAAGGCGGGCCACTGTGA
- a CDS encoding CDGSH iron-sulfur domain-containing protein, which yields MTEKRPTITPYPDGPLLVRGDVELVDAAGQPIPRHRETVALCRCGLSTIKPYCDGSHKLSGFRTDS from the coding sequence GTGACCGAGAAGCGCCCCACCATCACTCCCTACCCCGACGGCCCGTTGCTCGTGCGCGGCGACGTCGAACTCGTCGACGCGGCTGGCCAACCCATACCCAGGCATCGCGAGACCGTGGCGCTGTGCCGCTGCGGTTTGTCGACCATCAAGCCCTATTGCGACGGTTCCCACAAACTCAGCGGCTTCCGCACTGATAGTTGA
- a CDS encoding DUF1761 domain-containing protein, translated as MEWFDLGAINWWAVVVAFVLSFGLGWLWYSPQGFFVPWKRAAGFTDEQMREADMGIAFAGTVVANVLGVLLLAVLMAAADVSGGWQGLAFGAIVGLVFRGGAHALHNGFAIRKPLVTVIDAAHDTVALALAGLVIGLM; from the coding sequence ATGGAGTGGTTTGACCTGGGCGCCATCAATTGGTGGGCCGTTGTCGTCGCCTTTGTGTTGTCCTTCGGCTTGGGCTGGCTCTGGTACTCGCCGCAAGGGTTCTTTGTCCCGTGGAAGAGGGCCGCAGGCTTCACCGACGAGCAAATGCGAGAAGCCGACATGGGCATCGCGTTTGCAGGCACCGTAGTCGCGAACGTTTTGGGGGTGCTCCTGCTTGCGGTGCTCATGGCAGCCGCAGACGTGTCCGGCGGGTGGCAGGGCTTGGCGTTCGGCGCGATCGTGGGGCTCGTGTTTCGCGGAGGGGCGCACGCACTCCACAACGGCTTTGCCATACGCAAACCGTTGGTGACCGTGATTGATGCCGCACACGACACGGTGGCACTCGCGTTGGCCGGGCTAGTGATCGGGCTGATGTAG
- a CDS encoding SRPBCC family protein encodes MAAHKVEAQRDILAEAIEVWAVLTDLDRTPKVLRSVERVERVAGEGYDVGVTWIEDRRLFGKTETETLTITLADPPRRTVHESESHGTRYRTEYSLHPSSLGTRLRVEFSAETGDNSAAKRLAWAVFGKLGAKATKQALDADLEDIAKTVESRATR; translated from the coding sequence ATGGCAGCACACAAGGTCGAGGCGCAGCGTGACATTCTCGCCGAAGCGATTGAGGTGTGGGCCGTGCTCACCGATCTCGACCGCACGCCTAAGGTCCTGAGGTCCGTCGAGCGCGTTGAGCGAGTCGCAGGCGAGGGCTACGACGTGGGAGTGACCTGGATCGAGGACCGTCGGCTGTTCGGAAAGACCGAGACGGAGACGCTCACGATCACTCTTGCGGATCCCCCGCGGCGTACCGTTCACGAGTCGGAATCGCACGGCACGAGGTACCGGACTGAGTACTCGTTGCACCCGTCGTCTTTGGGGACTCGGTTGCGCGTCGAGTTCAGTGCGGAGACAGGCGACAACTCCGCTGCAAAGCGCCTTGCGTGGGCGGTGTTCGGCAAGTTGGGGGCGAAAGCGACCAAGCAAGCTCTCGATGCCGACCTGGAAGACATCGCAAAGACGGTGGAGAGTCGCGCCACCCGTTAG
- the cysK gene encoding cysteine synthase A, translating to MARIFDDATKLIGNTPLVRINALNEGSGATVLAKLEFYNPANSVKDRLGVAIVDAAEASGDLKPGGTIVEATSGNTGIALAMVGAARGYNVVLTMPETMSKERRALLRAFGAELILTPGPAGMQGAVDAAGEVAAQRPGSVLARQFANEANPEIHRKTTAVEIWDDTDGEVDIVVAGIGTGGTITGVGEVLKAKKASVQIIGVEPAESPILNGGAPGPHKIQGIGANFVPEVLNTEIYDEIIDVDSETAVATARAAARKEGLLVGISSGAAIHAATEVAKRPENAGKTIVVIVPSFGERYLSSILYADLMD from the coding sequence ATGGCCCGCATTTTCGATGACGCAACCAAGCTCATCGGTAACACTCCCCTCGTCCGCATCAACGCGCTCAACGAAGGCTCCGGCGCGACTGTGCTCGCCAAGCTCGAGTTCTACAACCCTGCCAACTCGGTCAAGGACCGCCTCGGCGTCGCGATCGTCGACGCGGCCGAGGCGTCTGGCGATCTGAAGCCCGGCGGCACCATCGTCGAAGCCACCTCGGGCAACACGGGTATCGCTCTCGCCATGGTGGGCGCGGCGCGCGGCTACAACGTGGTGCTGACGATGCCGGAGACGATGTCCAAGGAGCGCCGCGCCCTCTTGCGCGCCTTTGGTGCCGAACTGATCCTCACGCCCGGCCCCGCAGGCATGCAGGGTGCGGTCGACGCCGCCGGCGAGGTGGCGGCGCAGCGCCCGGGCTCAGTCCTAGCCCGGCAGTTCGCGAACGAGGCCAATCCCGAGATCCACCGCAAGACCACGGCCGTGGAGATCTGGGACGACACTGACGGCGAGGTGGACATCGTCGTCGCCGGCATTGGTACCGGCGGAACCATCACCGGCGTCGGCGAGGTACTGAAGGCCAAGAAGGCGAGCGTCCAGATCATCGGCGTCGAGCCTGCCGAAAGCCCCATCCTCAACGGCGGAGCCCCCGGGCCGCACAAGATCCAGGGCATCGGCGCGAACTTTGTGCCCGAGGTCCTCAATACGGAGATCTACGACGAGATCATCGACGTGGATTCGGAGACCGCCGTGGCTACCGCACGCGCGGCCGCTCGCAAAGAGGGCCTGTTGGTGGGCATTTCGTCTGGAGCGGCAATCCACGCGGCCACGGAAGTGGCGAAGCGGCCCGAGAACGCTGGCAAGACCATCGTCGTCATCGTCCCGTCCTTCGGCGAGCGGTACCTCAGCTCGATTCTGTACGCCGACTTGATGGACTGA
- the cysE gene encoding serine O-acetyltransferase, with the protein MTDRMTPLALAREDVATASRRDPACPGPWVVAISYQGVHALWYHRVAHRWWRKGHRSWARLLSQFARRRTGIEIHPGAQIGRRVFIDHGMGLVIGETAVVGNDVLLFHGVTLGGTSMSHGKRHPTVGDRVVVGAGAKILGPVYVGCDARIGANAVVVKDVPNGATAVGIPAVIREHPNYLEAHTAASSVDDGDAHVRVEEDEQREPAMYYI; encoded by the coding sequence ATGACCGACCGCATGACCCCCTTGGCCCTCGCACGCGAGGACGTGGCGACGGCTAGCCGTCGTGACCCCGCATGCCCAGGGCCCTGGGTCGTCGCGATCAGTTACCAGGGCGTTCACGCGCTGTGGTACCACCGGGTGGCTCACCGGTGGTGGCGCAAGGGCCACCGCTCCTGGGCTCGCTTGCTCTCTCAATTCGCGCGCCGCCGCACGGGCATCGAGATTCACCCAGGTGCCCAGATCGGTCGGCGGGTCTTCATCGATCACGGGATGGGTCTTGTGATCGGTGAGACAGCCGTCGTTGGCAATGATGTCTTGCTGTTCCACGGCGTGACGCTCGGCGGCACGAGCATGAGTCACGGCAAACGCCACCCGACCGTCGGCGACCGTGTGGTCGTGGGTGCAGGGGCAAAGATCCTTGGGCCCGTGTATGTCGGTTGCGATGCGCGGATCGGCGCGAACGCCGTCGTGGTCAAGGACGTGCCGAACGGCGCGACGGCCGTGGGCATCCCCGCCGTGATCCGCGAGCACCCCAACTACTTGGAGGCGCACACGGCGGCCTCGAGCGTCGACGATGGCGATGCTCATGTGCGCGTCGAAGAGGACGAGCAGCGCGAACCGGCGATGTACTACATCTAG
- a CDS encoding CoA-binding protein encodes MSSDEAIGGGGEACALPRVDQAPADDVLAAILARSQAVAVVGASPDPMRTSHAIATWLMNNTPYEVYLVNPFGGDADIEGHGFYSALSELPVAPDIVVVFRRSADVPPVADAAVEADASVLWLQLGIENAEAAASAGAAGLGVVQNRCIKIEYARLRDQIEAIQAT; translated from the coding sequence ATGAGCTCTGATGAAGCAATCGGCGGTGGAGGCGAAGCCTGTGCGTTGCCGCGTGTCGACCAGGCCCCCGCCGACGACGTCCTCGCCGCGATCCTGGCGCGCTCGCAAGCTGTCGCGGTCGTGGGAGCATCGCCTGACCCCATGCGCACGTCGCACGCAATCGCCACGTGGCTGATGAACAACACCCCCTACGAGGTGTACCTGGTCAATCCCTTCGGCGGCGATGCGGATATCGAGGGCCATGGCTTCTACTCCGCGCTGTCGGAACTCCCTGTCGCGCCGGACATCGTGGTGGTTTTCCGCCGTTCGGCCGACGTGCCACCTGTCGCCGACGCTGCCGTTGAGGCCGACGCGAGCGTGCTGTGGTTGCAGTTGGGGATCGAGAATGCCGAGGCCGCCGCCAGCGCCGGCGCCGCGGGCCTCGGGGTCGTGCAGAACCGCTGCATCAAGATCGAGTACGCGCGACTGAGGGATCAGATCGAGGCAATCCAGGCCACCTGA
- the eis gene encoding enhanced intracellular survival protein Eis, with amino-acid sequence MTLPSGYRLVDLPFSRRDEMLAVDQWAFAMSHPESVNTGIHSQLEWDRCRGIENDKAEVAAVHSSYGYTMRVPGGTVAASGLTWVGVHPGERRRGLLRGMIDDHFKRSLGRGEPVSTLTASEPKIYQRFGYGLACPSLTMTMPRGATFRPVPDSEDLKVVFDDADLTRHASVVRSVIARDQRPGTMLEVSEALMAAQFADPEVMREGQERKRIMIVEDDQGPAAFAIFQRKLAWGDTGADGTGSTSQWAAATPAAARRLWSVLADLDLLSSFTTSNLTIDEPAILLADDVRALALKAKDHVWLRILDVPAALMARTYRLDLDLVVEIEDTVIPANAGRWRLSVTSGQATVTQAEPGATSDVGIGIQDLSAAYLGGPTIDSFHHAGLVREVTVGAASLLSDAMRSVTAPRTSFSF; translated from the coding sequence ATGACCCTGCCCTCGGGATACCGCCTCGTAGACCTGCCCTTCTCCCGCCGCGACGAGATGCTCGCGGTCGACCAGTGGGCCTTCGCCATGTCTCACCCAGAAAGCGTCAACACCGGCATTCACTCCCAACTCGAGTGGGACCGTTGCCGAGGCATTGAGAATGACAAGGCGGAAGTGGCAGCGGTCCACTCCTCGTACGGGTACACCATGCGTGTGCCAGGTGGCACCGTCGCGGCATCGGGATTGACGTGGGTGGGGGTACACCCCGGCGAGCGCCGCCGCGGTTTGCTACGCGGAATGATCGATGATCACTTCAAGCGTTCGCTTGGCCGAGGGGAACCTGTCAGCACATTGACTGCCTCTGAGCCGAAGATCTACCAGCGCTTCGGCTATGGGCTCGCCTGCCCTAGCCTCACCATGACGATGCCGCGAGGCGCAACGTTCCGACCCGTACCCGACTCGGAAGATCTCAAGGTCGTCTTCGACGATGCGGACCTGACACGTCACGCCTCTGTGGTGAGGTCGGTGATAGCCAGGGATCAGCGCCCTGGAACGATGCTCGAGGTGAGCGAGGCCCTTATGGCAGCACAGTTCGCCGATCCTGAGGTGATGCGTGAGGGCCAAGAGCGCAAGCGCATCATGATCGTCGAGGATGACCAAGGGCCCGCCGCGTTTGCCATTTTCCAGCGCAAGCTCGCATGGGGCGATACGGGAGCCGACGGCACCGGCTCAACCTCTCAATGGGCTGCCGCGACCCCTGCTGCGGCACGGCGCTTGTGGTCGGTACTCGCTGACCTTGACCTGCTGTCGTCTTTCACGACGAGCAATCTGACGATTGACGAACCTGCAATCCTCCTCGCCGACGACGTGCGCGCCCTCGCGTTGAAGGCAAAGGACCACGTGTGGTTGCGGATTCTCGATGTGCCCGCAGCACTGATGGCACGCACATACCGCTTGGACCTCGACCTTGTGGTCGAGATCGAGGACACCGTCATCCCCGCGAACGCCGGGCGCTGGCGCTTGTCCGTCACCTCGGGGCAGGCGACCGTCACTCAAGCCGAGCCCGGCGCGACGAGCGACGTCGGCATCGGCATCCAGGACCTCTCGGCGGCCTACCTTGGCGGGCCGACGATCGACTCGTTCCACCATGCGGGGCTTGTACGCGAGGTGACCGTTGGAGCGGCTAGCCTCTTGAGCGATGCCATGCGGTCAGTGACGGCGCCGCGCACCTCTTTCTCGTTCTAG
- a CDS encoding ribose-5-phosphate isomerase, translating to MRIHLAADHAGYEFKEHLLTHLADQGHDVVDHGAFEYDPLDDYPSFCFSAGEAVVAEPGSLGIVLGGSGNGEQIAANKVPGVRAALAWNVDTAKLGRQHNNANVLAIGWRQHSLAESVELVEAFLAEPFSGDERHQRRIDQLAAYEASRDRS from the coding sequence ATGCGCATCCACCTTGCCGCTGACCACGCGGGCTACGAGTTCAAGGAGCACTTGCTCACCCACCTCGCAGACCAGGGACACGACGTTGTCGACCACGGTGCTTTCGAGTACGACCCGCTCGACGACTACCCCTCGTTTTGCTTCTCGGCGGGCGAGGCCGTCGTGGCAGAGCCTGGGTCCCTTGGCATCGTGCTGGGAGGGTCAGGCAATGGTGAGCAGATTGCCGCGAACAAGGTGCCTGGGGTGCGAGCAGCCCTCGCGTGGAACGTCGACACGGCGAAGCTTGGCAGGCAGCACAACAATGCGAACGTGCTCGCCATCGGCTGGCGCCAGCACTCGCTTGCCGAATCGGTGGAACTCGTCGAGGCCTTCCTAGCGGAACCGTTCTCGGGTGACGAGCGCCACCAGCGACGCATCGATCAGCTTGCCGCGTACGAGGCGAGCCGCGACCGGTCGTAG
- a CDS encoding N-acetyltransferase, protein MAVTLAAMPAERYDAWLLHAAKEYAADLARLGHDAAEAKIEAQRDIETYFPGGRPLPGHHLMEIHDEEDQRVGYLWIGPSTTGAAEQWWLWDVFVDEAHRGKGYARAALLLGEKLAAQHGATSVGLSVFGFNTHAKALYESLGYATTAIKMLKQLNPADGHA, encoded by the coding sequence ATGGCAGTCACCCTGGCCGCAATGCCCGCCGAGCGGTACGACGCGTGGTTGCTTCACGCGGCCAAGGAGTACGCAGCTGATCTTGCGAGGCTCGGACATGACGCCGCCGAGGCCAAGATTGAGGCCCAACGCGACATCGAGACATACTTTCCAGGTGGCAGACCGCTGCCGGGGCACCACCTCATGGAGATTCACGATGAGGAGGACCAGCGGGTCGGTTATCTGTGGATCGGCCCGTCGACCACTGGTGCTGCCGAACAGTGGTGGCTGTGGGACGTGTTCGTCGATGAGGCTCACCGCGGCAAGGGCTACGCACGCGCAGCCCTCTTGTTGGGCGAGAAACTCGCCGCTCAGCACGGCGCCACCAGCGTCGGCTTGAGCGTCTTCGGCTTCAATACGCACGCCAAGGCGCTCTACGAATCGCTGGGCTACGCGACGACCGCGATCAAGATGCTCAAGCAGCTGAATCCAGCGGACGGACACGCGTGA